CAGTAAGTCCTCTTTATCCCATCCCGTAAGGAGGAACGATGCTCAGTAGCGTCGTGATCGCCGCGTCGGAGGAACAGCACAACCCGCTGATCCCCGAGCCGGCCGACATCGTCGGCTCGCTGATCTGCTTCGTCGTCATCCTGTTCTTCTTCTGGAAGCTCGTGCTTCCGCGCGTGAAGAAGCTCCTGGATGAGCGTGCCGAGGCGATCGAGGGCAACATCGCCAAGGCCGACGAGGCCCAGCACAAAGCCGAAGCTCTGCTGGAGGAGTACACCGCCCAGCTCGCCGAGGCCCGTGCCGACGCCGCCAAGATCCGCGAGCAGGCTCGCACCGACGGCCAGAAGATCGTCGCCGAGGCCAAGGACACTGCGACCGCCGAGGCCGCGCGCGTCACCGCGAGCGCCCAGGCGCAGATCGAGGCCGAGCGCCAGACCGCGCTCGTCTCGCTCCGCGGCGAAGTGGGTTCGCTCGCCATCGACATCGCCTCCGGCGTGGTCGGCGAAGTGCTGACCGAGGACAAGAAAGCCCAGGCGATCGTCGATCGCTTCCTGGCCGATCTCGAAGCCAGCGAGAAAGCCACGTCCAATGAGAAGGCGGGGACGGCCAACTAATGGGAAGCGCCACCAGAGAAGCACGGGCCCGCTCCGTCTCGGCTCTCGCCGGCCTCGGGTCCAAAGCCGATCTGGCGACGGCTGAAGACCTGTTCGCCGCAGGACGAGTCGTTGCCGACTCCGTCCAGCTCCGAGCGGTGCTCAGCGACCCTGCGGCCGACCGTTCGGGCAAGGACGTACTCGTGAAGCGTGTGTTCGGCGCGCTCTCGGCCCCCGCAGTGGAACTGCTCGGCGTCATCGCCGGCGAGCGCTGGTCCGGTCAAGACGATGTCCTGGACGCGATCGAGGAGCTCGGCATCCGCTCGATCGCCGCCTCCGCGCCTCGCACCGTCGACATCCCGGCGGAGCTGCTCGCGTTCGGAGGCGCCGTGACCTCCGACGCTGAGCTCGAGCTGGCCCTCCGCAGCAAGCTCGCGGATCCGTCGGCGAAGGCGGCGCTGGTCGAGCGGCTGCTCGTGGGCAAGGCCGCAGGGCAGACTGTCGCGATCACGCGTCAGCTGGTTCTTCAGCCCCGCGGCCGCAGCGTTCGCCAGGCTCTGCGCGAAGCGGCCCGCATCGTCGCCGCCCAGGACGGGCAGACGATCGCCACGGTCGTCACCGCGACACCGCTGCCCGCGGCTCAGGCCGAGCGTTTGCGCGCGAGCCTCGCTGCGAAGTACGGCGACCTCAAACTCAATCAGGTCGTCGACCCGTCGATCCTCGGGGGAATGCGCGTGCAGATCGGCGGCGACGTCATCGACGGCAGCGTCTCCTCGCGTCTCTCCAAACTCCGACTTCAGCTGGCGGGCTGACCGCCCCCAAGAGAGGGAACACAACGATGGCAGACATTTCGATCAGCCCCGATGAGATCCGGGACGCCCTCAAGGATTTCGTCTCCAAGTACGAGCCCGCGAAGGCCGCGACCGCCGAGGTCGGTCACGTCCTGGACGCCTCCGACGGTATTGCGCACGTCGAGGGCCTCCCCGGTGTGATGGCCAATGAGCTCATCCGTTTCGCCGACGGCACGCTGGGCCTGGCCCAGAACCTCGACGAGAACGAGATCGGCGTCGTCGTGCTCGGCGAGTTCGAGGGCATCGTCGAGGGCATGGAGGTGACCCGCACCGGCGAGGTCCTCTCCGTCCCGGTCGGCGACGGCTACCTCGGCCGCGTGGTCGACCCGCTCGGCAACCCGATCGACGGCCTGGGCGAGATCGCCACCGAAGGCCGCCGCGAGCTGGAGCTCCAGGCTCCGGGCGTCATGCATCGCAAGTCGGTGCACGAGCCGCTCCAGACCGGCATCAAGGCCATCGACGCGATGATCCCCGTCGGCCGCGGTCAGCGTCAGCTCATCATCGGCGACCGCCAGACCGGTAAGACCGCCATCGCGATCGACACCATCATCAACCAGAAGGCCAACTGGGAGTCGGGCGACGTCACCAAGCAGGTGCGCTGCATCTACGTCGCCGTCGGCCAGAAGGGTTCGACCATCGCCGCGGTGAAGGGCGCCCTCGAGGACGCCGGTGCGATGGAGTACACCACCATCGTCGCGGCCCCCGCCTCCGACCCGGCGGGCTTCAAGTACCTCGCTCCGTACACCGGTTCGGCCATCGGCCAGCACTGGATGTACGGCGGCAAGCACGTCCTCATCATCTTCGACGACCTGTCGAAGCAGGCCGAGGCCTACCGCGCCGTGTCGCTCCTCCTGCGCCGTCCGCCGGGTCGCGAGGCCTACCCGGGCGACGTCTTCTACCTGCACTCCCGTCTGCTGGAGCGTTGTGCGAAGCTCTCCGACGAGCTGGGCGCGGGCTCGATGACCGGTCTGCCGATCATCGAGACCAAGGCGAACGACGTCTCGGCGTACATCCCGACCAACGTGATCTCGATCACCGACGGCCAGATCTTCCTGCAGTCCGACCTCTTCAACGCCAACCAGCGTCCCGCCGTGGACGTCGGAATCTCGGTCTCCCGAGTCGGCGGCGACGCACAGGTCAAGTCGATCAAGAAGGTCTCCGGCACGCTCAAGCTCGAACTGGCGCAGTACCGCTCGCTCGAAGCGTTCGCGATGTTCGCCTCCGACCTCGACGCGGCCAGCCGTCGCCAGCTCGCCCGCGGCGCCCGCCTCACCGAGCTGCTCAAGCAGCCGCAGTACTCGCCGTACCCGGTGGAGGAGCAGGTCGTCTCGATCTGGGCCGGCATCAACGGCAAGCTGGACGAGGTCGCCGTCGAGGATGTTCTGCGCTTCGAGTCGGAGCTGCTGGACCACCTGCGCCGCAACACCGGCATCCTGACGACGCTCCGCGACACGAACGTCCTGGACGACGAAACGGTGGAGAAGCTCTCCAGCGAGGTCGACGCGTTCAAGCTCGAGTTCCAGACCGGTGAGGGCAAGCCGCTCGCTGCGGTCGGCCGCGAGGATTTCGACGCCATCGCCGAAGAGGACGTCAACCAGGAACGCATCGTCAAGGCGAAGCGCTGAGCTCGCGCTGAACAGCGAACACAGAAGGAACTGAGGAAGACACATGGGAGCACAGCTTCGGGTCTACCGGCAGAAGATCAAGTCTGCCCATAGGACCAAGAAGATCACCCGTGCCATGGAGCTGATCTCCGCCTCACGCATCCAGAAGGAGCAGGCTCGTGTGGCCGCCTCCTCGCCGTACGCCCGCGCCATCACGCGAGCGGTGTCGGCGGTGGCGACCTACTCGAACGTCGGCCACGTCCTCACCACCGAGCCGGAGAAGATCGAGCGCGCCGTGATCGTCATCTTCTCCTCGGACCGCGGACTCGCCGGCGCGTTCAACTCGAACGTGCTCAAGGAGTCCGAGAAGCTCGCCGAGCTGCTGCGCAGCCAAGGCAAGGAGGTCGTCTACTTCCTGATCGGGCGCAAGGCGCAGGGATACTTCAGCTTCCGCCGCCGCGCGTTCGAACGGGTGTGGACGGGGAACACGGATGCCCCCGAGTTCGAGCAGGCCAAGGAGGTCGCCGACGCGATCCTGGAGTCCTTCCTGCGTGACTCGGCGGACGGCGGGGTCGATGAGATCCACGTCATCTACAACCGCTTCGTGAGCATGCTGACCCAGGAGCCGCAGGTCGTCCGCCTGCTGCCCATGGAGGTCGTGGAGGGTGTCGAGGAGCCGGACCGCACGCAGGTGCTTCCGCTCTACGAGTTCGAGCCGGACGTCAACACCGTACTCGACTCGCTGCTGCCCGTCTACATCGAGAGCCGCATCTTCAACGCCATGCTGCAGTCGGCCGCGTCCAAGCACGCCGCAACGCAGAAGGCGATGAAAGCGGCCAGCGACAACGCCGACAAGCTCATCACCGACTACACGCGACTCGCCAACAACGCCCGCCAGGCGGAGATCACCCAGCAGATCTCCGAGATCGTGGGCGGCGCGGACGCGCTGAGCTCGGCCAACTAACGTCCATCCAGAGAGAGAACGAATCATGACTACCGCTACCGCCGAGGCCCAGGCTTCGACCGCGCAGCCGGCCGGCGTGGGACGCATCGCCCGCGTCACCGGTCCGGTCGTCGACATCGAGTTCCCGCACGACTCGATCCCGGGCATCTACAACGCCCTCAAGACCACCATCACGATCGGCGACAGGTCGACCGAGATCACGCTCGAGGTCGCCCAGCACCTCGGCGACGACCTCGTCCGCGCGATCTCCCTGAAGCCGACCGACGGCCTGGTCCGCGGCGGCGAGGTGCGCGACACCGGCTCGCTGATCACGGTGCCGGTCGGCGACGTGACCAAGGGCAAGGTGTTCGACGTCACGGGCGAGATCTTGAACGCCGAGCCCGGCGAGAAGATCGAGATCGCCGAGCGCTGGCCCATCCACCGCCAGCCGCCGTCGTTCGACCATCTGGAGTCCAAGACCCAGCTGTTCGAGACCGGCATCAAGGTGATCGACCTGCTCACCCCGTACGTGCAGGGTGGAAAGATCGGCCTCTTCGGCGGTGCGGGCGTCGGCAAGACCGTCCTCATCCAGGAGATGGTCCAGCGCGTCGCGCAGGACCACGGCGGTGTGTCAGTGTTCGCCGGCGTCGGTGAGCGCACCCGTGAGGGCAACGACCTCATCCACGAGATGGAGGAGGCCGGCGTCTTCGACAAGACCGCCCTCGTCTTCGGCCAGATGGACGAGCCGCCGGGAACGCGTCTGCGCGTCGCCCTCTCCGCCCTGACGATGGCGGAGTACTTCCGCGACGTGCAGAAGCAGGATGTGCTGCTCTTCATCGACAACATCTTCCGCTTCACGCAGGCCGGTTCCGAGGTCTCCACGCTGTTGGGCCGCATGCCCTCCGCGGTGGGCTACCAGCCGAACCTCGCCGACGAGATGGGCCTCCTGCAGGAGCGCATCACCTCGACCCGCGGCCACTCGATCACGTCGCTGCAGGCGATCTACGTGCCCGCCGACGACTACACCGACCCGGCCCCGGCGACCACGTTCGCCCACCTCGACGCCACCACGGAGCTCTCCCGTGAGATCGCGTCGAAGGGTCTGTACCCGGCCGTCGACCCGCTGACCTCGACCTCGCGCATCCTCGACCCCCGCTACCTGGGCGCCGACCACTACCGCGTGGCCACCACGGTCAAGCAGATCCTCCAGAAGAACAAGGAGCTCCAGGAGATCATCGCGATCCTCGGCGTCGACGAGCTCTCCGAAGAGGACAAGATCACGGTGTCGCGCGCGCGCCGCATCCAGCAGTTCCTCTCGCAGAACACCTACATGGCGAAGAAGTTCACCGGTGTGGAGGGTTCGACGGTTCCGCTCAAGGAGACCATCGAGTCGTTCGACGCCATCGCCAAGGGCGAGTTCGACCACGTGGCCGAGCAGGCCTTCTTCAACGTCGGAGCCCTCTCCGACGTTGAAGAGAAGTGGGCTCAGATCCAGAAGGAGAACGGCTAAGCATGGCTGTGCTCACCGTTAGCGTCGTCGCCGCCGACCACGAGGTGTGGTCGGGCGAGGCGAGCATGGTCGTGGCGCGGACCGTGGAGGGGCAAATAGGTATTCTGCCCGGCCACGAGCCGCTGCTGGCCATTCTCGCCTCGGGCGAGGTGCGCGTGACTCTGAACGGTGGGGAGTCGATCGCGGCGCAGGCCGACGACGGCTTCCTCTCTGTGGAGAACAACGTGGTCACTGTCGTGGCCCGGCAGGCGGAGCTCGTCTGATATGGCGGAGCGGGCGGCCCCGGTGGAACGGCACTTCGGCGACATGCGTGTCCCGGTCCTCGTCGTCACAGCGGGGCTGCCCGGCTCCGGCAAGTCCACCATCGCCGGAATCGTGGCCGCGCGTCTCGGCGCTGCGGTGATCTCCGTCGACCCGATCGAGGCCGCCATCCTGCGCGCCGGCATCGACGACGACCAGCCAACCGGACTCGCTGCGTATCTGGTGGCCGAAACGATGTCCGAGCAAGTGCTGCTGACGGGTTACTCCGTCATCGTGGACGCCGTCAACGCCGTCGAGCCCGCCCGATTGCAGTGGAAGGCCCTCGCAGAGCGCTGCGATGTCAAACTGCGGGTCATCGAGACCGTCTGCTCCGACGAAAAGCTGCACGACGAGCGCCTCTCCGACCGGACCGGTGTCACCGCCGCGTTCGCGGTCGAGCAGAGCATCGATGACTACGCGGAGTGGACGGGCCCCTGCGCCTCCCTGCCGCGCGTCACCCTCGACACCTCGCTGCCGCTCGGCGAGAACGTCAACGCCGCGCACGCTTTCCTGGAGGGATAGCGTGCTCGTCCTTCTCCCGCCCTCTGAGACGAAGAGAGACGGGGGAGCACCGGTCCCGCTCGTCCTCGACCGGCTCGGGTTCGGGGCACTCGCCCCTATCCGGGCGGCCGTGCTCGCCGACCTCATCTCGCTCTCCGTCGACC
Above is a genomic segment from Leifsonia xyli subsp. xyli str. CTCB07 containing:
- a CDS encoding F0F1 ATP synthase subunit B, which codes for MLSSVVIAASEEQHNPLIPEPADIVGSLICFVVILFFFWKLVLPRVKKLLDERAEAIEGNIAKADEAQHKAEALLEEYTAQLAEARADAAKIREQARTDGQKIVAEAKDTATAEAARVTASAQAQIEAERQTALVSLRGEVGSLAIDIASGVVGEVLTEDKKAQAIVDRFLADLEASEKATSNEKAGTAN
- a CDS encoding F0F1 ATP synthase subunit delta, which gives rise to MGSATREARARSVSALAGLGSKADLATAEDLFAAGRVVADSVQLRAVLSDPAADRSGKDVLVKRVFGALSAPAVELLGVIAGERWSGQDDVLDAIEELGIRSIAASAPRTVDIPAELLAFGGAVTSDAELELALRSKLADPSAKAALVERLLVGKAAGQTVAITRQLVLQPRGRSVRQALREAARIVAAQDGQTIATVVTATPLPAAQAERLRASLAAKYGDLKLNQVVDPSILGGMRVQIGGDVIDGSVSSRLSKLRLQLAG
- the atpA gene encoding F0F1 ATP synthase subunit alpha; translation: MADISISPDEIRDALKDFVSKYEPAKAATAEVGHVLDASDGIAHVEGLPGVMANELIRFADGTLGLAQNLDENEIGVVVLGEFEGIVEGMEVTRTGEVLSVPVGDGYLGRVVDPLGNPIDGLGEIATEGRRELELQAPGVMHRKSVHEPLQTGIKAIDAMIPVGRGQRQLIIGDRQTGKTAIAIDTIINQKANWESGDVTKQVRCIYVAVGQKGSTIAAVKGALEDAGAMEYTTIVAAPASDPAGFKYLAPYTGSAIGQHWMYGGKHVLIIFDDLSKQAEAYRAVSLLLRRPPGREAYPGDVFYLHSRLLERCAKLSDELGAGSMTGLPIIETKANDVSAYIPTNVISITDGQIFLQSDLFNANQRPAVDVGISVSRVGGDAQVKSIKKVSGTLKLELAQYRSLEAFAMFASDLDAASRRQLARGARLTELLKQPQYSPYPVEEQVVSIWAGINGKLDEVAVEDVLRFESELLDHLRRNTGILTTLRDTNVLDDETVEKLSSEVDAFKLEFQTGEGKPLAAVGREDFDAIAEEDVNQERIVKAKR
- a CDS encoding F0F1 ATP synthase subunit gamma; this translates as MGAQLRVYRQKIKSAHRTKKITRAMELISASRIQKEQARVAASSPYARAITRAVSAVATYSNVGHVLTTEPEKIERAVIVIFSSDRGLAGAFNSNVLKESEKLAELLRSQGKEVVYFLIGRKAQGYFSFRRRAFERVWTGNTDAPEFEQAKEVADAILESFLRDSADGGVDEIHVIYNRFVSMLTQEPQVVRLLPMEVVEGVEEPDRTQVLPLYEFEPDVNTVLDSLLPVYIESRIFNAMLQSAASKHAATQKAMKAASDNADKLITDYTRLANNARQAEITQQISEIVGGADALSSAN
- the atpD gene encoding F0F1 ATP synthase subunit beta — translated: MTTATAEAQASTAQPAGVGRIARVTGPVVDIEFPHDSIPGIYNALKTTITIGDRSTEITLEVAQHLGDDLVRAISLKPTDGLVRGGEVRDTGSLITVPVGDVTKGKVFDVTGEILNAEPGEKIEIAERWPIHRQPPSFDHLESKTQLFETGIKVIDLLTPYVQGGKIGLFGGAGVGKTVLIQEMVQRVAQDHGGVSVFAGVGERTREGNDLIHEMEEAGVFDKTALVFGQMDEPPGTRLRVALSALTMAEYFRDVQKQDVLLFIDNIFRFTQAGSEVSTLLGRMPSAVGYQPNLADEMGLLQERITSTRGHSITSLQAIYVPADDYTDPAPATTFAHLDATTELSREIASKGLYPAVDPLTSTSRILDPRYLGADHYRVATTVKQILQKNKELQEIIAILGVDELSEEDKITVSRARRIQQFLSQNTYMAKKFTGVEGSTVPLKETIESFDAIAKGEFDHVAEQAFFNVGALSDVEEKWAQIQKENG
- a CDS encoding F0F1 ATP synthase subunit epsilon; the protein is MAVLTVSVVAADHEVWSGEASMVVARTVEGQIGILPGHEPLLAILASGEVRVTLNGGESIAAQADDGFLSVENNVVTVVARQAELV
- a CDS encoding AAA family ATPase; the protein is MAERAAPVERHFGDMRVPVLVVTAGLPGSGKSTIAGIVAARLGAAVISVDPIEAAILRAGIDDDQPTGLAAYLVAETMSEQVLLTGYSVIVDAVNAVEPARLQWKALAERCDVKLRVIETVCSDEKLHDERLSDRTGVTAAFAVEQSIDDYAEWTGPCASLPRVTLDTSLPLGENVNAAHAFLEG